One window from the genome of Macrobrachium rosenbergii isolate ZJJX-2024 chromosome 2, ASM4041242v1, whole genome shotgun sequence encodes:
- the LOC136849119 gene encoding neprilysin-like, whose amino-acid sequence MESSVEQLVEEPGRGSTSSRFWNRRSRLEKVLMMVSGVAVLACVALVGVVASGSSSSSSSAPRFNLHDLTQVAQNAKQLLTRKQVDVPDIKQPAEDLRSSQTSSAQKKKSTRLPVTQGAEYDICNTEECILAAAAIIEAMDKTTHPCDNFYQFACGGWMEKHPVPEVSSRWGQFDLLDLEMTNALSDILTSPVVADDPKPINQVKAMYAACMDEGALESVGVTPLTDFLRQYGGWPMTLEDWSETSFDWQMAVADARRLLAEDYLIKVWVFADQKNTYATAIYVDQSSLGMPRSVLTSPESYEARVTAYKEYMATTASIIAKSLGMAVDDTVIQEEVKATLEFEMALANITSPDEDRRDSARLYNNMTVGELNDLTGGFIQWPELLSSMFSPTGIFIDTNQRVVVQEVEYMERLTDLLQATNSRTVANYLMWRHVQALGDETNKEMRDASFHYQMITTGVTAQKSRSETCASSANDYMGMALGTKYVETYFSQQAKDEANEMVEDLRASFKDLLAINEWMDEETKPRAIEKADAISKFIAYPDWYTNATALESYYSGLGNITETSHFMNIYVLRNWMSIDELNDFGLPTKRDRWDLAPTVVNAYYMPEFNSITFPAGILQPPFYRANSLQALNYGGIGQVIGHEITHGFDDEGRQYDKDGNTIPWWSNATSEAFKAKAQCIINQYGNISVPDVADLLPNATLNGVNTQGENIADNGGLREAFLAYQKYVERVGEEPRLPGIDHFTPLQLFFLSNANIWCNTITKEGLLNQILTDPHSPARYRVLVPMSNMEQFSTVWNCSSTAPMNPPDKCVVW is encoded by the exons ATGGAATCCAGCGTAGAGCAACTAGTCGAGGAACCAGGACGGGGTTCAACATCATCGCGGTTCTGGAACCGACGGTCCAGACTGGAAAAGGTTCTCATGATGGTTTCGGGTGTTGCCGTGCTTGCGTGCGTCGCTCTGGTGGGCGTGGTGGCTTCTGGTTCTTCAAGTTCCTCCTCATCAGC GCCTAGATTTAACCTACATGATCTTACTCAGGTAGCACAAAATGCTAAGCAACTCCTAACTAGAAAACAAGTTGACGTTCCAGATATAAAACAACCAGCAGAAGACCTGAGGTCAAGTCAGACGTCTTCAGCCCAAAAAAAGAAGTCAACAAGACTGCCTGTAACCCAAGGCGCCGAATATGACATCTGCAACACCGAGGAATGCattcttgctgctgctgctattattgAAGCAATGGATAAAACGACACACCCTTGTGACAATTTCTACCAGTTTGCTTGTGGAGGGTGGATGGAAAAGCACCCAGTCCCAGAGGTCTCTTCTCGCTGGGGTCAGTTTGATCTGCTGGATCTAGAAATGACTAATGCTTTGAGTGATATCTTAACATCTCCTGTAGTTGCAGATGACCCTAAACCCATTAACCAAGTGAAGGCGATGTATGCTGCATGTATGGACGAAGGCGCACTTGAATCTGTTGGTGTTACCCCACTGACTGACTTCTTGAGACAATATGGAGGATGGCCCATGACCTTAGAGGACTGGAGCGAAACGTCCTTTGACTGGCAGATGGCAGTTGCTGATGCAAGAAGGTTATTGGCTGAAGATTATTTGATCAAAGTATGGGTGTTTGCAGATCAGAAGAACACTTACGCCACAGCCATATACGTAGATCAATCATCCCTGGGGATGCCACGCTCAGTTCTGACATCACCTGAGAGCTATGAAGCAAGAGTCACCGCATACAAGGAGTACATGGCAACTACTGCCTCAATCATAGCTAAATCTTTAGGCATGGCAGTTGATGATACTGTAATACAAGAGGAGGTGAAAGCCACCCTTGAGTTTGAAATGGCACTTGCCAACATAACAAGTCCAGATGAAGACAGGAGAGATTCTGCACGTCTGTACAATAACATGACAGTTGGTGAGCTTAATGATTTAACAGGTGGATTCATTCAATGGCCGGAATTACTCTCCTCAATGTTTTCTCCTACTGGTATTTTTATTGACACAAACCAAAGAGTAGTTGTACAAGAAGTTGAATACATGGAAAGGCTGACAGACCTCCTGCAAGCAACAAACTCGAGGACTGTAGCGAACTATCTGATGTGGCGACATGTACAAGCTCTCGGAGATGAAACCAACAAAGAGATGAGAGATGCATCTTTCCACTACCAAATGATCACCACCGGCGTTACAGCACAGAAATCTAGGTCAGAAACGTGTGCAAGTTCAGCAAACGACTACATGGGAATGGCACTGGGCACTAAATATGTTGAGACTTACTTCTCCCAGCAAGCTAAGGATGAGGCAAACGAAATGGTTGAAGATTTACGGGCATCTTTCAAAGATCTTTTAGCTATTAATGAGTGGATGGACGAGGAGACTAAGCCAAGGGCTATTGAAAAGGCCGATGCCATCAGCAAGTTTATAGCATACCCTGACTGGTACACGAATGCAACGGCGCTTGAATCGTATTACAGCGGGTTAGGCAATATCACAGAGACATCTCACTTCATGAACATATACGTATTAAG AAACTGGATGAGCATAGACGAACTAAATGATTTTGGATTGCCCACGAAGCGTGACAGGTGGGATTTGGCTCCTACCGTCGTCAATGCTTACTATATGCCCGAGTTTAATTCCATAACATTCCCGGCTGGTATTCTCCAACCTCCATTCTACCGTGCTAACTCTCTCCAAGCATTGAATTACGGTGGCATTGGACAG GTCATAGGTCACGAGATTACCCACGGCTTCGACGACGAAGGACGGCAGTATGACAAGGACGGCAACACCATCCCGTGGTGGAGCAACGCAACATCTGAAGCCTTCAAGGCAAAGGCCCAGTGCATTATCAATCAATATGGCAACATCAGTGTCCCAGATGTGGCAGATCTGTTGCCGAACGCTACGCTCAATGGCGTGAACACACAG GGTGAAAACATAGCTGACAATGGAGGTCTCCGAGAGGCCTTCTTAGCTTACCAAAAGTACGTCGAGCGCGTCGGAGAAGAGCCTCGCCTACCCGGCATCGACCACTTCACTCCACTGCAGCTGTTCTTCCTCTCCAACGCCAACATCTGGTGCAACACCATCACGAAGGAGGGCCTCCTCAACCAAATCCTTACCGACCCCCATTCGCCCGCGAGATACAGAGTGTTGGTTCCCATGAGCAACATGGAGCAGTTCTCTACAGTCTGGAACTGTTCGTCCACGGCGCCAATGAACCCCCCGGATAAGTGCGTCGTCTGGTAA